In one window of Carassius auratus strain Wakin unplaced genomic scaffold, ASM336829v1 scaf_tig00216531, whole genome shotgun sequence DNA:
- the LOC113098345 gene encoding uncharacterized protein LOC113098345 isoform X1, with translation MTPCRKATSLGETISGFDPEDLAVDVGYWFKGSTNRKGYLAGEKLNIGFTTRATLNRLLEAGDITPQEVHLFQQAAFLVRAVEYWIKKLSLKEALLKHAQFLDVQQRTECGVEDALYFVDRFQELLPFSGPEEQDKDKFLEYQLMDIPMPQDPTTFNVEEFWGSMSSIKCKVSGLSLFGRLSKIASLVLVLPHSNADAERVFSMVGLNKNKTRNSLVLDGHCHPS, from the exons atgacaCCCTGTAGGAAAGCAACATCCCTTGGAGAAACT ATATCCGGTTTTGATCCTGAAGATCTGGCAGTGGATGTTGGGTATTGGTTTAAGGGAAGCACCAATCGTAAAGGTTACCTGGCAG gagaaaaactaaatattggcTTCACCACCAGAGCTACCCTCAACAGGCTGCTTGAGGCTGGAGACATCACACCTCAAGAGGTGCATCTATTCCAGCAGGCAGCATTTCTGGTCAGGGCTGTGGAGTATTGGATCAAAAAACTCTCCCTGAAGGAGGCCCTGCTGAAGCACGCTCAATTCCTTGATGTGCAGCAGAGGACGGAGTGTGGGGTGGAAGATGCCCTATACTTTGTAGACAG ATTTCAGGAACTACTTCCTTTCAGTGGGCCAGAGGAACAGGACAAGGACAAGTTCTTGGAATATCAACTCATGGATATTCCCATGCCACAAGATCCCACCACCTTTAATGTTGAGGAGTTTTGGGGGAGTATGTCCTCAATCAAGTGCAAA GTGTCCGGTTTGAGCCTGTTTGGGAGGCTTTCTAAAATAGCTTCATTGGTGTTAGTGCTCCCTCATTCAAATGCCGACGCTGAAAGggttttctccatggtgggattaaacaagaACAAAACTAGGAACAGCTTAGTACTTGATGGACACTGTCATCCatcatga
- the LOC113098345 gene encoding uncharacterized protein LOC113098345 isoform X2, with protein sequence MAQMILISGFDPEDLAVDVGYWFKGSTNRKGYLAGEKLNIGFTTRATLNRLLEAGDITPQEVHLFQQAAFLVRAVEYWIKKLSLKEALLKHAQFLDVQQRTECGVEDALYFVDRFQELLPFSGPEEQDKDKFLEYQLMDIPMPQDPTTFNVEEFWGSMSSIKCKVSGLSLFGRLSKIASLVLVLPHSNADAERVFSMVGLNKNKTRNSLVLDGHCHPS encoded by the exons ATGGCTCAAATGATACTG ATATCCGGTTTTGATCCTGAAGATCTGGCAGTGGATGTTGGGTATTGGTTTAAGGGAAGCACCAATCGTAAAGGTTACCTGGCAG gagaaaaactaaatattggcTTCACCACCAGAGCTACCCTCAACAGGCTGCTTGAGGCTGGAGACATCACACCTCAAGAGGTGCATCTATTCCAGCAGGCAGCATTTCTGGTCAGGGCTGTGGAGTATTGGATCAAAAAACTCTCCCTGAAGGAGGCCCTGCTGAAGCACGCTCAATTCCTTGATGTGCAGCAGAGGACGGAGTGTGGGGTGGAAGATGCCCTATACTTTGTAGACAG ATTTCAGGAACTACTTCCTTTCAGTGGGCCAGAGGAACAGGACAAGGACAAGTTCTTGGAATATCAACTCATGGATATTCCCATGCCACAAGATCCCACCACCTTTAATGTTGAGGAGTTTTGGGGGAGTATGTCCTCAATCAAGTGCAAA GTGTCCGGTTTGAGCCTGTTTGGGAGGCTTTCTAAAATAGCTTCATTGGTGTTAGTGCTCCCTCATTCAAATGCCGACGCTGAAAGggttttctccatggtgggattaaacaagaACAAAACTAGGAACAGCTTAGTACTTGATGGACACTGTCATCCatcatga